One window of the Zea mays cultivar B73 chromosome 3, Zm-B73-REFERENCE-NAM-5.0, whole genome shotgun sequence genome contains the following:
- the LOC103650730 gene encoding uncharacterized protein, with protein MSSARGNNNSISCNAYAQQRIENIEKNKRKLAALNIPIMAQQVQPRKKQKKIHDTNTARIEGPNLRPRPERNRAQIEEERVFDDLHLDGDLLNNSGGHQNSNVNNGTKNRKGRGITKKDDIFSRTPDMPKLKILLNGYGQPIGENARQLSSVIGCQVRKKISIACKDWRLIDVEKKYELWDDIKSYFDIDPAALNWVMRTAGRKWKEFKSTIKELYFDPDLSLDEIEECPDKRVSDADWKFLYEYWLTSEFQARSKAGKVSRQKVQLLHTSGSVSFACSEHKLAMKLGRPPRRDETFIKTHTRKNGVPSIQAEPIINKLKDVVQVYPELKEKTIQEGDVFALVCGEKEPKGYIRAVGLGPTPQDIGTPGLKGYAPTRLQMEILARTKAEKDKAALEKRILQLQAEIEERAQLDRASEGPMSQHGSTSRQNVNSRLEHGDEDNAYGDDDCNDEDTIAPSTAPGTNDASHSKHNSLVGREAILYALLRSDQPVAKGIIVSTNPSTIVADLPIGRQFCEVVVTCVLKRDAVLARPYDDMQTMATAHMMSLAWPYKKLKVINKASATPNTSPNISGNGQC; from the exons ATGTCAAGCGCAAGAGGAAACAATAATTCTATCTCATGCAATGCTTATGCACAGCAAAGGATTGAAAATATTGAAAAAAACAAAAGGAAGTTGGCAGCTCTAAACATCCCTATAATGGCACAGCAAGTTCAGCCTAGGAAAAAACAAAAG AAAATTCATGACACAAATACTGCAAGAATTGAAGGACCAAACTTGCGCCCAAGACCTGAACGAAATAGGGCTCAGATTGAGGAGGAAAGAGTGTTTGATGATTTGCATCTAGATGGAGACTTGCTCAATAACTCTGGAG GTCATCAAAACAGTAATGTAAACAATGGTACAAAGAATAGGAAAGGAAGGGGCATAACTAAGAAGGATGACATATTCTCAAGGACACCTGACATGCCAAAACTAAAAATTTTACTCAATGGTTATGGTCAACCTATTGGTGAAAATGCTAGGCAACTTTCTAGTGTTATTGGCTGTCAAGTTAGAAAGAAAATATCAATTGCTTGCAAGGATTGGAGGCTTATTGATGTTGAGAAGAAATATGAGTTGTGGGATGATATAAAGTCATATTTTGATATTGATCCTGCTGCCTTAAACTGGGTTATGCGTACTGCTGGGAGAAAATGGAAAGAATTCAAGTCAACCATAAAGGAGTTGTATTTTGATCCTGATTTGTCTCTAGATGAAATTGAAGAATGTCCAGATAAAAGGGTTAGTGACGCTGATTGGAAATTTCTCTATGAATATTGGTTGACTTCTGAATTTCAG GCTCGTTCGAAAGCTGGAAAAGTAAGCCGGCAAAAGGTACAATTGCTCCATACATCTGGTAGTGTGAGCTTTGCATGTTCAGAGCATAAATTG GCTATGAAACTAGGACGCCCCCCACGAAGAGATGAAACCTTTATCAAAACCCATACAAGAAAAAATGGTGTTCCTTCAATTCAGGCAGAGCCAATTATC AATAAACTTAAAGATGTTGTCCAAGTATATCCAGAGTTAAAGGAGAAAACAATTCAGGAAGGTGATGTATTTGCTCTTGTTTGTGGAGAGAAAGAGCCAAAAGGATATATCCGTGCTGTGGGTTTAGGCCCAACTCCTCAAGATATTGGCACCCCTGGGTTGAAGGGTTATGCACCAACAAGACTACAAATGGAGATTCTGGCTCGTACCAAAGCTGAAAAGGACAAGGCTGCTCTAGAAAAACGCATACTTCAATTGCAGGCAGAAATTGAGGAAAGGGCACAACTAGACAGGGCAAGTGAAGGGCCCATGTCACAGCATGGTTCCACATCACGTCAAAATGTG AATTCAAGGTTAGAACATGGTGATGAAGATAATGCATATGGAGATGACGATTGTAATGATGAGGACACAATTGCACCAAGCACTGCACCAGGCACTAATGATGCTTCTCATTCTAAACATAATTCTTTG GTTGGAAGAGAAGCCATATTATATGCTTTGTTGAGATCGGATCAACCTGTGGCCAAAGGAATAATAGTTTCAACTAATCCGAGTACCATAGTTGCAGATCTGCCCATTGGAAGGCAATTTTGTGaagttgttgtgacttgtgtcctGAAAAGAGATGCAGTGTTGGCTCGTCCCTACGATGATATGCAAACTATGGCTACTGCTCACATGATGTCGCTTGCATGGCCATACAAGAAA CTGAAGGTCATCAACAAGGCATCAGCAACACCTAACACATCACCTAACATTTCAG GAAATGGACAATGTTAG